A genomic window from Elaeis guineensis isolate ETL-2024a chromosome 3, EG11, whole genome shotgun sequence includes:
- the LOC105040669 gene encoding protein trichome birefringence-like 39 → MGVKTHSGFWFHYSCLAILVASLQGAFLEGYHHENEQLHHNSTDGKEGTSDIRCNWFQGSWVYDNSYPLYDSWRCPFIDPEFDCQKYGRPDKVYLKYRWKPNGCELPRFDGKDFLWRWRGKKIMFVGDSISLNQWVSLNCMLLAAVPDTRSSFIRSDPLSYVRFEDYGVSVMYYRTTYLVDIVRERIGRVLKLDSIQSGRAWIGADLLIFNTWHWWTHRGKSQPWDYVQDGNRIYRDMDRLVAFYKGLSTWAGWVDANVNPATTKVFFQGISPTHYQGRDWGEPNAKRCYGQTQPLIRPRYPGGSLPAQAIVKRVLQTMSMPVYLLDVTFLSQLRKDAHPSVYNRDDSGMDCSHWCVAGLPDTWNQLLYAALH, encoded by the exons ATGGGAGTCAAAACCCATTCTGGGTTTTGGTTCCACTATTCTTGCTTAGCTATCCTGGTTGCCTCCCTGCAAGGAGCATTTCTAGAGGGCTATCACCATGAGAATGAGCAGCTCCATCATAATTCGACGGATGGGAAGGAAGGGACGAGTGACATCCGCTGCAACTGGTTCCAAGGGAGTTGGGTGTATGACAACTCCTACCCCCTTTACGACTCGTGGCGCTGCCCGTTCATAGACCCTGAGTTCGACTGCCAGAAGTACGGCCGGCCGGACAAGGTGTACCTCAAGTACAGATGGAAGCCAAATGGATGCGAGCTCCCGAG GTTTGATGGGAAGGATTTCTTGTGGAGATGGAGAGGGAAGAAGATAATGTTTGTTGGGGACTCCATAAGTTTGAACCAGTGGGTCTCGCTCAATTGCATGCTCCTTGCTGCAGTGCCCGATACCAGAAGCTCATTCATCAGAAGTGATCCCCTATCCTACGTTAGATTTGAG GACTACGGCGTCTCAGTTATGTATTACCGGACAACGTACCTAGTGGACATCGTCCGTGAAAGGATTGGACGGGTCCTCAAACTAGACTCCATACAAAGTGGAAGGGCATGGATTGGTGCTGACCTGCTGATCTTTAACACATGGCACTGGTGGACTCACAGAGGAAAAAGCCAGCC ATGGGACTATGTGCAAGATGGAAACCGTATATACCGAGACATGGATCGCTTGGTGGCCTTCTATAAGGGACTTTCTACATGGGCCGGATGGGTTGATGCCAACGTCAATCCAGCCACCACTAAAGTCTTCTTCCAAGGGATCTCTCCAACACATTATCA AGGAAGGGACTGGGGTGAACCAAATGCAAAGAGATGCTATGGACAGACTCAACCATTGATTAGACCAAGATATCCAGGAGGTTCCCTTCCAGCACAGGCCATAGTAAAGAGAGTGTTGCAGACCATGTCAATGCCAGTATATCTACTGGATGTCACGTTTCTCTCGCAGCTTAGAAAGGATGCTCACCCATCTGTGTACAATAGGGACGATTCAGGCATGGACTGCAGCCACTGGTGTGTTGCAGGCCTTCCAGATACCTGGAACCAGCTCCTGTATGCAGCTCTCCATTAA
- the LOC105040667 gene encoding uncharacterized protein, producing the protein MASQKESSMEEEHAERTTMSPEEIGKYRATAQQSSINAIRAAEERYEKAKQSGASALHETKEAMIHGSDATKTYLAAKGSEAKDTAVHGARVAAEKAAEKGTAAKDYVAEKGQQSYHAAVQGSRAAADVTVEKASAAKDIAMEKSRQGYDAARDTAVQAAAKAKDVTVSAGKSAADYAKQAAEKARDLTMSTGKTAADYAQEAAVKAKDVTVETGKRAADYAQQAGVKAKDVTVETRKSAADHAQEAAAKAKDATVSTGKSAAESAREKAVGAKDVTASAGQKATEYVGQKAGDAKEAAEGKGRKTKELAEQKAAEAKETAKESSQQAKEYAQQKSTEAKQKLGEQTQEAQEKLQNLSLGGEEEAGDDSGYEEPEEKKKQEKMEHKQREKKIEAGESGEAPVQQTDLIVEEESAGTTAVGNLFEAVGAAVIGAAQSAKELVMGRQPEERKE; encoded by the exons ATGGCTTCCCAGAAAGAATCCTCCATGGAAGAAGAGCACGCGGAGCGAACAACCATGTCGCCGGAGGAGATCGGAAAGTACCGAGCCACGGCGCAGCAGAGCTCCATCAACGCCATCCGGGCCGCAGAGGAGCGCTACGAGAAAGCCAAGCAGTCCGGCGCCTCTGCGCTCCATGAAACAAAGGAAGCCATGATCCATGGCTCCGACGCCACCAAAACTTACCTGGCCGCCAAGGGTAGCGAGGCGAAGGACACCGCGGTGCACGGGGCCCGCGTTGCTGCCGAGAAAGCTGCAGAGAAGGGAACCGCAGCGAAGGACTACGTTGCGGAGAAGGGCCAGCAGAGCTACCACGCTGCCGTTCAGGGTTCCCGTGCCGCTGCCGATGTCACTGTAGAGAAGGCCTCTGCTGCCAAGGATATTGCGATGGAGAAGAGCCGGCAGGGGTATGATGCAGCTAGGGATACGGCAGTCCAGGCTGCAGCGAAGGCCAAGGATGTCACTGTGAGTGCCGGTAAAAGTGCTGCCGATTACGCGAAGCAAGCTGCCGAGAAGGCCAGAGATTTGACGATGAGCACCGGAAAGACTGCTGCGGATTATGCACAAGAGGCTGCAGTGAAAGCTAAAGATGTGACCGTGGAGACTGGAAAGCGTGCTGCAGATTACGCGCAGCAGGCAGGGGTGAAGGCCAAAGACGTGACGGTAGAAACTCGAAAGAGTGCCGCGGACCATGCACAGGAGGCAGCAGCGAAGGCCAAAGATGCAACCGTGAGCACCGGTAAGAGTGCAGCAGAGTCTGCCCGAGAGAAGGCGGTGGGAGCCAAGGATGTAACCGCCAGTGCAGGTCAGAAGGCTACGGAGTATGTTGGCCAGAAAGCAGGCGACGCAAAGGAGGCGGCTGAGGGTAAAGGTCGGAAAACCAAGGAGTTAGCAGAGCAGAAAGCGGCAGAAGCGAAGGAGACGGCCAAGGAGTCTAGCCAGCAAGCTAAAGAATATGCTCAACAAAAATCTACTGAAGCAAAG CAAAAGCTCGGGGAACAGACCCAGGAGGCGCAGGAGAAACTTCAGAATCTCTCACTCGGTGGAGAGGAAGAGGCTGGTGATGATAGCGGCTACGAAGAACCtgaggagaagaagaaacaaGAGAAGATGGAGCACAagcagagagagaaaaaaattgaagcaGGAGAGAGCGGAGAGGCTCCAGTGCAGCAAACAGATCTGATAGTGGAAGAAGAGAGTGCAGGCACCACTGCTGTCGGGAACTTGTTTGAAGCTGTGGGTGCAGCTGTAATCGGAGCAGCCCAATCTGCCAAAGAGCTGGTTATGGGAAGACAACCGGAGGAGAGGAAAGAGTGA